The [Clostridium] celerecrescens 18A genomic sequence CTTCATTCCCTTGAGCTATTATAACGGAAACGGGTGAAAATTTCAAGGTATAAATCATAATTCTTAAAATCCGTAAAATCCTCTTCCCCATATCTTATTAGAATACAAAGTATCGCATCAGATAATCTTATCAAGATCCAAATCACTAATCCCTGTTTAAAAACTGTTCATTATACATCTTCTGCGCATGATCCAATGCTACTTTTGGGGATTGAACATTGCTGTAAGCATTTTTCACCGCCATACCGATAATACTCAAAAAACGGCGCTCATCGAATGGAAAACCGGACAACTCAGGCACCCGCCGTCCTCTGGCCATTACAAAACAGTCCTTTGCAAAATTTAACCACGGATAAGAATTGACAATTTCATAATTTTCATAAGATTTCTTACAGGGAGATACGCTCCCCAGCAATGTTTCGGCGGAAGCGATTGTTTCACTGCATATCCAGCGGATAAAGGACAATGCCTCATTGGACCGGCGGCTGTATTTTGAAACGCCGAGAGTTCCGCCGCCAATGACTGGGTTGCCGCCAGGAACCAGAGCATAGCCGATGTTTCCCACAACCTTAGAAGTTGAACTGAGCAGATCAGAGGCATAGTTGCTGTACAGCAGGGTCATTGCAATGTTTCCGCCGGCAAAAGAGGTGGCGGTATTGGTCCACCAGGAATTATACTTTGGACTGGAATAATTGCGGATCTCCACAAGCTGTTCCAATGCCCGGACTGCAGCCGGGGAATTCAGGGCCACATTGTAGTGTTCGTCATACAGATTGTCCTGATAACTGAAAAAGCGGGCTAAAAATTCAGAGCCTGCAACTCCGGTGGAACCAAGGGTGAGAGTGGCCCCATAATCCACAGGGGATGCCGGGTTTAAGGATTTTGTAAAAAACGCGGCAATCCGGTTGAACTTATCAAAAGTGTCCGGCGGAAGCAGTTCTTCCCGGTATTTTTCAAAGTACGTGCGGCGGTAAATAGGGTCATTGAACAAATCTTTTCTGTAAAACAGAAGCTGCATACTTGGGGAGGTGGGCAATGCATAAACATGTCCGTTGATCATTGAAAACGGTTCAATGGTGCCGTCTATAAATTCATTGAGACATTGGGCGACCGAAGGATCAATTCCATCAAGTGGCTGTAAAATTTTTTCTGCAAACCAGGATAACCAGGTCACATCCAAACGCAGGATATCGAATACGGAGTCCTTTGACATGTTTGTAAAAGCTTCATAGATTTCATCGTAGGAATAAATGGTAATATTGACCGGTATCCCTGTTTTTTGTGTATATAGGCGGGAAAGGCTGCGAAGGGTGTAAGCGCTGGGGGTGTCAAGGGTCAGGATGTTTAAAGGCGATTTGTTATCGCTGTAGATGATGTTTGAAAACCAATCACGGAAACCTGAATTTTCAAGAATTCTTTTCTCCGGATATTTACCTGAAAGATCATTTTCAATAAGGGTTTCTGCAGCGATTTTTCCCAACTGGCGGTAATTCAGTTCGTATTTATCAAAGTCCTTTTCAGGTAAGGTAAATACAGGAGAAACGGTGTGTATATTTAAGCTGAGCTCCGGATAAAAGGTATTATGTATATCTTTTACAGATTCAGCAAAACCGTAATTGGATATAAAAATGGCCTGGGGCGTGGAATCGTGGAAGATCTGCATAACGTTCTGCAGTTTCCTGTATGAGTCCGTTTGTATGTGGGACACGGAACAGGAGGAGTTCTTCATCGTGTCCATAAAGCCGTCATAAAATGCGAGCTCATTGGACAGACGAAGACTGCCGGTCAAAATACAGATATTTGTATATATCTTTTCCAAAGCCTTCTTTGCTAATTCTTTTCCGGCCTGTCCATAATTGAATCCAATATATTTACAGGATATATCAGGATCCCGCTCAATGAAAATGATATTTTCCCGGATCTTTTTCTTTCCATCCAGGTAAGGAATATAGTCTGACTGGGAGGTAAAGGAAGTAAATGATGCAATTCCGGCAGGCATAAGGGAACGAATGTCCTGTAAGGCATTGATCTCAGCATCCGGCTGATCGTCATTGGTGAGATACTGGCATACGGAATAATTATGATTTTCGGCATACGCCTTAAAACTCATAAAAAAATCAAGGTATTGTTTGGAACGCAGGTTTGGGAGAATAACGGCCAATAAATCGGAGCGTCCCTTGCGCAGTAATTTGGCTCTTTCATTGGGGATATATCCAAGTGAGGCAGCGGCATCCATTACCTGTTTTATTTTCTCGCTGCTGACGTTGCCTTTTTCGTTTAGAACATTTGAAACAGTTCCCTGGGCAACACCGGCGGCCCTGGCAATATCTTTAATAGTAACCATAAAATACCTCCATAATTTACCAAAAACAAATGATTATCTATAGTATAACATATATAACATAAAATAAAACCTCTTTTTAAATGTGAAAAACAAACATTAAAACGTATTAATATTTGAAAATATTGTATGAAGTACATAAAAATAATATTGACACGTTTCAATCACTGTGATAAACTACCCATGTAAACATCAATTGTTGAATTTAAGGAGGGGTTGTTTTGAAAAAAATGAGACATTTATCTGCGATCACATTGGCAATGGTCATGGCTGCAGCAGGAGTATTAACTGGCTGCGGCGGCAATTCAACAGGTGCAACAAAGGCAGAGCAAACGGAAACAAAAGCCGAGTCAGCCTCGGCGGATACAGATTCTGCAAAGGCAGAGACTCAGGGAAATACGGGGGATGCATTGCGCCTGACTTTCTACTATCCGGTCAACGTAGGCGGATCAGCAGCACAGCTTATTGAGAAAATCTGCACGGATTTTAACCTGGAGAATCCAGATATTGTTGTTGAACCGGTTTATACAGGAAACTATGACGACACCGTTACAAAAATCCAGACGGCCGTACAGGGAGGAACTCCGCCGGATGTGTTTGTAAGCCTGGCGACCCAGAGATTTACCATGTCATCTACAGGTATGGCTATGCCGCTGGATGATTTTATTGCAGCTGACGGAGAAGAAGGAAAATCATTCATCGCAGACTTTCTTCCCGGATTTATGGAAGACTCCTATGTAGATGGAAAGATTTATTCCATTCCCTTCCAGAGAAGTACGGAGATCCTCTATTATAACAAAGACTTGTTTAAGGAAGCCGGACTTGATCCGGAGAAGCCGCCCAGAACCTGGGAGGAGCTGGCGGATTATGCGGTGAAGCTGACAAACGGCGACCATTATGGCGTTGGCATCGCTTTGAATTCCGGCTCTGCCCAGTGGACGTTTACAGGATTTGCATTACAGAACAGCAAAGACGGTAAAAACCTCATGAGTGAGGATGGAAAGACCGTTTACTTTAATACCCCTGAGAATGTAGAGGCCCTTCAGTTCTGGCTGGATCTCCAGAATAAATACAAATGCATGGCAGAAGGAATCGTACAATGGACCGACCTGCCCACACAGTTCCTGGCCGGAGAAGTGGCTATGATCTATCATACCACCGGAAATATGGCCAATATCAACAGCAACGCCAAGTTTGAGTTCGGTACGGCATTCCTGCCGGGACATGCACGGGATGCGGCGCCCACAGGCGGCGGAAACTTCTATATCTCAAACGGTATTGCAAAGGAGCGTGCGGATGCAGCTTGGAAATTCATTAAATTTGCTACTTCTACGGAAAGAGCTGCCCAGTGGAGCCTGGATACGGGTTATGTAGCAACCAGACAGTCTTGCTATGATACGGATCTGATGAAAGATTATTACGCAAAGGTTCCTCAGGCTTCCATCGCTTATGAGCAGCTTCCCTATGCAAAACCGGAGCTGACGACTTATAATGCGGCTGAAATATGGAGAATTTTAAACGATAACATCCAGGCGGCGGTAGTGGGAGATATGACATCACAGGAAGCTCTCGATCAGGCCCAGGAGGAAGCAGAGGAAGTTTTAGCAGATTTTCAATAGTATAGGAAACCGAAAGGGGATTGCAGCTTGCAAACCCCTTTCTTTAAAGAAGGGTGACGGATCGATGAATGGTGATTTAAAAAAGAGGAAAGAACGTAGGCATAATTTCACAGCGTGGATGCTTGTTGCCCCGGCACTGGCGTTCATGCTGGTTTTTACAGCGTACCCTGTATTAAAGAGCTTGTATTTAAGCGTCATGAAATACAAAATGGGAATGGGGGCGCCGGAGCTTATTGGGCTGGAAAACTATGCAAAGCTGTTTTCATCAAAGCTGTTTTGGAAGGTAATGGGAAATACAGTCTTTTTTGCGCTGATTACCGTACTGCCCAGCATGGCTGTGGGATTGGGCCTTGCCGTTCTGGTAAATAGAAGAAGCCGGACCATCGGTTTTGTAAGAACGGCTTTTTTCTATCCGGTTGTAATGCCAATGATAGCCATAGCCAGTGTCTGGATGTTCATCTATATGGCGAAAAACGGATTGTTTGACCAGATGCTCATAAGCATGGGCTTTCGTCCGTTGAACGTCCTGTCAAAGAAGAGTACGGTGCTGCCTGCCATGGCGTTCATGTACGTATGGAAGGAGGCAGGATATTTGATGGTATTTTTCCTGTCGGGGATCCAGAGCATATCAACAGAGGTCATGGAGGCTGCAAAGATCGACGGGGCCGGAAGCTTAAAAATCTTTAGAAAGATTACCCTGCCATTGCTGGCCCCAACATTCCTTTTTGTATCAACCATTGCCTTTACGAATAGTTTTAAGCTTGTGGATCACGTTGTGATCATGACAGAGGGGGCTCCTAACAATGCCAGCACCCTCCTTCTTTACTACATTTACCAGCAGGGCTTTACGAATTTTAATTATGGAATGTCTTCTGCACTGACCGTTATCATGCTTGTCTTGCTGTTAATTGTGTCACTGCCGAGATTTATAAGCCAGGACAAGAAGATCCATTATAATTAGAGGGGAGAAGGTTATGAAAAACATGAAAAAACTATTAATATCCATTTGTTCCGTACTGCTGGCAACCGCATGGCTGGCTCCCCTGTTTTGGCTTGTGTGCACCGCTTTAACGGAGCCAACGTTTAAGATGACGTTCTTTCCCAATTCCAGGTTTACTCTGGGCAATATCATGTATGTGTGGAATGCCATACCCTTTGGAAGATATTACTTAAATACCCTTTTCCTTGTTGCTGTAACATTTGGCATTCAGTTCGTTACATCTACCCTGGCTGGATATGCCCTTGGTGTTATGGAGTTTAAGGGACAGTATCTGGTGATGGCAGTTATATTTATGCAGATCATTATACCCAATGATGTACTTATAACGCCTAACTTTATGACCTTATCGGAGATGGGGCTAACAGATACAAAGCTGGGCATCATGCTGCCGTTTTATGGAAGCGCCCTGGCAATCTTCCTGTTAAGGCAGCACTTTAAGACCATACCAAGGGCCTTAGCGGAAGCGGCAAGAATTGACGGCGCAAATATATGGCAGACCATATGGCAGGTATATATGCCATGTGCAAAACCGGCATATATGTCATTTGCAGTCATTTCGGTCAGCTATCACTGGAATAATTATCTGTGGCCGTTAATAGTAACAAATTCCCCTGCAAACCGTACTCTGACGGTAGGCCTTGCAATTTTTGCTAAATCCAAGGAAGCTAATATGCAGTGGGCGAATGTCTGTGCTGCTACGTTAATTATCATACTGCCGTTATTAATAGCCTTTTTCATCCTGCAAAGACAGTTTATGAGCAGTTTCATCAGTGCAGGCATCAAGGAGTAGGGGGAGAGGACGATGGAATTACATTTTTTAGGCAGTGGATCAGCATTTTATCCTCTGTATAAAAACACCAGTGCATATTTTGAATTAAACAACGATCTCTATTTGATCGATTGCGGAGAAACTGTATTTGAAGCATTGCTCTCATTGGTTGAACTTGAACAATACAGGGAAATTTACGTTGTGATCACACATCTGCACGCGGATCATGTGGGGAGCCTGGCTTCTTTGATTTCTTATACTTATTGCATGTTGGATAAGAAGCAGGTTACCGTTATTCATCCCAAATCTGCGATTGTCCAGTTATTAAGCCTTATGGGAATCGGAAGGGAGTTTTACCGTTATATAGATGCTTATGACGGCAGCAATGTAGAATTTGAAGCGATCCAGGTTCAGCATGTGGATAATATGGAGTGTTTTGGCTATGTCATAAAAGTAAATGGAGAAACGATTTATTTCAGCGGAGATTCCTCTCATCTGCCTCAAAGAATACTGGAGGATTTTAAAAAGGGGGAAATCAAGACCATTTATCATGACACAAGCACCCATGATTCTGACTATGCAACCCACTGTTATTATGGTAAACTGGAGGCATGGATTCCCCATGAGATGAGAAAGAGGGTATTTTGTATGCATTTAGATTCTGATTGTAGAGAGTTGTTGGAAGGAAAAGGATTTTCCGTAGTAAACGTGGATGGTGATTCGTATGCTGAACCTAGGTGATTTTCAGGAACTGAACGAAATTACAATTACAGTACGTATATGCCTGGCTCTGATAATAGGCGGCATTCTGGGAATGGAGAGAGAAGTCAGGAAGCAGCCGGCCGGATTCCGGACGTATATGCTGGTATGTATGGGATCGGCAGCAGTGATGATGACCAACCAGTATATTTCGCAAACCTTTGGCGGCTCAGACCCCTCAAGGCTTGGTGCGCAGGTGGTCAGCGGGATCGGCTTTTTAGGGGCAGGTACCATCATAGTGACCAGAAATAATCAGGTAAGGGGTTTAACCACTGCCGCCGGATTGTGGGCGGCTGCCTGTGCAGGGCTGGCTGTTGGCATCGGGTTCTACAAGGGGGCAATACTTGTGGGATTGGCTATCAGTCTGATTATGACGGTTTTCCAAAAGGTTGACAGCCGGCTTATGGCAACTTCAAGAATCTTTAATTTGTATATGAACTTCAATGCTGCGGCAAATTTGAATCTGTTTCTGGAAAGCTGCAAAGAAAGGAATATACAAATTATTGATATCCAGGCATTTAAAGCTAAGGGTAAGGGAGAAGACGGTATCATTGTCATGATCACATTGAAAACTGCAAAAAGAGAGCCCCGGGGGAACGTATTGCAGTTTTTAGGTATGGCAGAGGGGCTTAAGTATATGGAGGAATTGTAGTTTTATGGACAAAGAATTACATATTGACAGGAAAGAAATCGAAGAGCTTGTATTTGATACCAGACGCTTTTTTAATGACCAGCGGCTGGCATCAGATGTCCGGTCCAAGGGTCCGGCGGATTACGTCACTCAGGTAGATATCCAGGTTCAAAAGTGGCTGAAAGAAAAACTGGAGGAAAAATATCCCCAGATCCAATTCATGGGAGAAGAGAAGGACAATTCGGACCTGGATTTTAACAGGCCGATGTGGATTGTGGATCCGGTGGATGGAACCACCAACTTACTTCATGATTACAAACAAAGTGCCGTAAGCATAGGCTTATGGGATGGAAAAAGAATAGGGTTAGGAGCTGTATACCTGCCATTCTTAAATGAATTTTTCTGGGCGGCAGAGGGAGAAGGAGCTTTTTTAAACGGCAGCAGAATCCGTGTCAGCAATAATAAAACCCTGGAAGAATCGTTGATCGCTATAGGCACAAGCCCTTATTATAAGGAAAATGCGGAAAGAATCTTTGATATGAGCAGAAGGATTTTTATGAAATGCCAGGATATCCGCCGAGGCGGTTCGGCAGCCATTGACATGGTGTATGTTGCCTGCGGCAGACTGGATGGATATTTTGAAATGAATTTGAATCCCTGGGATTATAGCGGAGCGTATCTGATTGTGAAAGAGGCTGGAGGGATGGTGGCTGAATTTGACGGTTCACCGGTGCAGTTTCGTAAAAAGAGCCATCTCATAGTCAGCAATGGGCATATATGGCATGAGATGCAAAAGGAAATAAATAAATAAAAATTCAAGTGTATAAGCCCCTTCCTGTGGGAGACAAACTGTTTTGCAGCAGGAAGGGGCTTAAGTTATAAAGGGTTAAATAAACAGAAAATACCGTGGCGTGCGGCTCTTGTACTGCAAATACTCATCCCCAAAGGCACGTGGCAAATATGTTTCTTCCTCTAAAATCTGTAAATGCAGCAGCAGGATGCCAATGACCGCAGCGACCAGAAGGATGACGTTTGGCAGTGCGAGTGCAGAACCAAGGTACAGCATGTCAAAGCCCACAAAGGCGGGATTTCTGCTGACTTTGTAAATTCCACTCGTGACAATGGCAGTCTTTTGGCTTTCGTCCACACCTGCCCTCCAGCTGTCACGCATGGAGGTGATAGCCAGGATAAAAAAAATGACTCCGCTTCCTGTAAGCGCGATACCAACCCACCGAATGCTTGCTGGGAATTTAAGAGTAAGTATGAACCGGGGAACAAAAACACTTGCATACTGAATGACTGCAATGCTGTAGGTAGCCGTTAACAGGGCTGTTTCAATCGCAGCCGTTTTAGGAGGTTTGCGGCCCTTTGCCAACCGGTTTGTATGAATGCCCTTTTTCCGGAGAAGTATCTGTTTCATAAAATATCCAATATAAAAACAGGTTATTAATCCAAATACACTGATCTGAAAGATCACTCTATCACCGCCTTAAACGTAGTACTTCAAAGTATACCATGGAACGGTTGAAATGAATATCATAATGTTTTAAGAATAAACAGTTATAGGGTATCAGAGCCCAGGAACAAGCTCTGATACCCTATTGATCTACAATTTTCTGTTAAAGCCCTGGCGCAGAATGTTTATGCCGGAATAAAATCCTATTATTACAAGAAAGATTTCAAGTCTTCCAAGTACCATGCCAAACATTTCGACAATCAGGGTACCGGCACCGGTTGATGGTCCGGTGAGACCAATTGACAGGCCCACAGTACCCAGCGCGGATGCGAACTCAAACATTCCTTCTGTCAGTCCGCAGCCTGCAGTAACCGTAGTAAGCAGTGATCCTGTTATGAATAATCCCATATAACAGACTGCAAATCCTGTTGTGTCTGCTGCAAGGGAGGAGTCAATAGGTGTTTTGCCCTGTGCTTTTCCATAAACGGGGGCTTCTACATTGCGGGTGGGAGAAAGCCTCTTGCGTATATCCAGGGCAGCCAGCCGCAGCATGATGTAAACCCGGGATAATTTTAATCCTCCTGCCGTGGAACCCATGCCGCCGCCGATGATCATCATCAGAATGAGTATGCCTATAGCTGCAGGCGGCCATGATGTGTAGCTCATGGTGGAATAACCGGTAGTGGAAAGGGCAGAAACGATATCAAATGACGACTTGCGCAAGCCCTGGGCAAAGCTGATGCCAAGACCATGTGAGAGGGATATCGCTGTAAGCGGCACAAATATGAGTAAAAGCAGGAACATAAACCGGACCTCGCTGACACCAATGAACTGCCGCCATTTCCGTTTTGCAAGCAGCAGCAACGCAGCAAAGTTGGTGGTTCCGGTCAGCATCAGGAAAATGGTAATGATCTCTATGGAAAAACTGTTATATTCTCCTATACTGTTGAGCCGTGTTGAAAAACCGCCGGTTGACAGTGCACACATGGTGTGCATGATGGCATCAAACAGTTCCATTCCGGCAATCCGGTATGCAGCCGTCCCTGCAATCAGGAGGCAGCTGTACATGGCAAATACCGTCTGCGCCGTTTTTTTAAGGTTTGGCATGAGCTTATCTGGGTGCCCCTCCGCGGTAAACAAATTCATCGACTGCTTCCCCGATACGAACATGACCATCATCATCACAAACCCTAGACCGCCGCAAAACTGCATGAAACTCCGGTGAAACAAAAATATTTTAGGTGTTACCGTAACGTCCATCACGGAAAGTCCTGTTGTCGTCCAGCCGCTTACAGACTCAAACAAAGCCTGTAAAATGGTTAACTGCCGACTGATGACAAATGGAACGGCACCTACAAAAATACCCCAAAACCATGCAAATAATACGGTAAGACTGCTGCGCTGTATGGAGGATCTCCATTCAAGTCCGCCGTCCCCA encodes the following:
- a CDS encoding extracellular solute-binding protein, with the translated sequence MVTIKDIARAAGVAQGTVSNVLNEKGNVSSEKIKQVMDAAASLGYIPNERAKLLRKGRSDLLAVILPNLRSKQYLDFFMSFKAYAENHNYSVCQYLTNDDQPDAEINALQDIRSLMPAGIASFTSFTSQSDYIPYLDGKKKIRENIIFIERDPDISCKYIGFNYGQAGKELAKKALEKIYTNICILTGSLRLSNELAFYDGFMDTMKNSSCSVSHIQTDSYRKLQNVMQIFHDSTPQAIFISNYGFAESVKDIHNTFYPELSLNIHTVSPVFTLPEKDFDKYELNYRQLGKIAAETLIENDLSGKYPEKRILENSGFRDWFSNIIYSDNKSPLNILTLDTPSAYTLRSLSRLYTQKTGIPVNITIYSYDEIYEAFTNMSKDSVFDILRLDVTWLSWFAEKILQPLDGIDPSVAQCLNEFIDGTIEPFSMINGHVYALPTSPSMQLLFYRKDLFNDPIYRRTYFEKYREELLPPDTFDKFNRIAAFFTKSLNPASPVDYGATLTLGSTGVAGSEFLARFFSYQDNLYDEHYNVALNSPAAVRALEQLVEIRNYSSPKYNSWWTNTATSFAGGNIAMTLLYSNYASDLLSSTSKVVGNIGYALVPGGNPVIGGGTLGVSKYSRRSNEALSFIRWICSETIASAETLLGSVSPCKKSYENYEIVNSYPWLNFAKDCFVMARGRRVPELSGFPFDERRFLSIIGMAVKNAYSNVQSPKVALDHAQKMYNEQFLNRD
- a CDS encoding ABC transporter substrate-binding protein — protein: MRHLSAITLAMVMAAAGVLTGCGGNSTGATKAEQTETKAESASADTDSAKAETQGNTGDALRLTFYYPVNVGGSAAQLIEKICTDFNLENPDIVVEPVYTGNYDDTVTKIQTAVQGGTPPDVFVSLATQRFTMSSTGMAMPLDDFIAADGEEGKSFIADFLPGFMEDSYVDGKIYSIPFQRSTEILYYNKDLFKEAGLDPEKPPRTWEELADYAVKLTNGDHYGVGIALNSGSAQWTFTGFALQNSKDGKNLMSEDGKTVYFNTPENVEALQFWLDLQNKYKCMAEGIVQWTDLPTQFLAGEVAMIYHTTGNMANINSNAKFEFGTAFLPGHARDAAPTGGGNFYISNGIAKERADAAWKFIKFATSTERAAQWSLDTGYVATRQSCYDTDLMKDYYAKVPQASIAYEQLPYAKPELTTYNAAEIWRILNDNIQAAVVGDMTSQEALDQAQEEAEEVLADFQ
- a CDS encoding carbohydrate ABC transporter permease, with the translated sequence MNGDLKKRKERRHNFTAWMLVAPALAFMLVFTAYPVLKSLYLSVMKYKMGMGAPELIGLENYAKLFSSKLFWKVMGNTVFFALITVLPSMAVGLGLAVLVNRRSRTIGFVRTAFFYPVVMPMIAIASVWMFIYMAKNGLFDQMLISMGFRPLNVLSKKSTVLPAMAFMYVWKEAGYLMVFFLSGIQSISTEVMEAAKIDGAGSLKIFRKITLPLLAPTFLFVSTIAFTNSFKLVDHVVIMTEGAPNNASTLLLYYIYQQGFTNFNYGMSSALTVIMLVLLLIVSLPRFISQDKKIHYN
- a CDS encoding carbohydrate ABC transporter permease translates to MKNMKKLLISICSVLLATAWLAPLFWLVCTALTEPTFKMTFFPNSRFTLGNIMYVWNAIPFGRYYLNTLFLVAVTFGIQFVTSTLAGYALGVMEFKGQYLVMAVIFMQIIIPNDVLITPNFMTLSEMGLTDTKLGIMLPFYGSALAIFLLRQHFKTIPRALAEAARIDGANIWQTIWQVYMPCAKPAYMSFAVISVSYHWNNYLWPLIVTNSPANRTLTVGLAIFAKSKEANMQWANVCAATLIIILPLLIAFFILQRQFMSSFISAGIKE
- a CDS encoding MBL fold metallo-hydrolase: MELHFLGSGSAFYPLYKNTSAYFELNNDLYLIDCGETVFEALLSLVELEQYREIYVVITHLHADHVGSLASLISYTYCMLDKKQVTVIHPKSAIVQLLSLMGIGREFYRYIDAYDGSNVEFEAIQVQHVDNMECFGYVIKVNGETIYFSGDSSHLPQRILEDFKKGEIKTIYHDTSTHDSDYATHCYYGKLEAWIPHEMRKRVFCMHLDSDCRELLEGKGFSVVNVDGDSYAEPR
- a CDS encoding MgtC/SapB family protein — encoded protein: MLNLGDFQELNEITITVRICLALIIGGILGMEREVRKQPAGFRTYMLVCMGSAAVMMTNQYISQTFGGSDPSRLGAQVVSGIGFLGAGTIIVTRNNQVRGLTTAAGLWAAACAGLAVGIGFYKGAILVGLAISLIMTVFQKVDSRLMATSRIFNLYMNFNAAANLNLFLESCKERNIQIIDIQAFKAKGKGEDGIIVMITLKTAKREPRGNVLQFLGMAEGLKYMEEL
- a CDS encoding inositol monophosphatase family protein; translated protein: MDKELHIDRKEIEELVFDTRRFFNDQRLASDVRSKGPADYVTQVDIQVQKWLKEKLEEKYPQIQFMGEEKDNSDLDFNRPMWIVDPVDGTTNLLHDYKQSAVSIGLWDGKRIGLGAVYLPFLNEFFWAAEGEGAFLNGSRIRVSNNKTLEESLIAIGTSPYYKENAERIFDMSRRIFMKCQDIRRGGSAAIDMVYVACGRLDGYFEMNLNPWDYSGAYLIVKEAGGMVAEFDGSPVQFRKKSHLIVSNGHIWHEMQKEINK
- a CDS encoding methyltransferase family protein codes for the protein MKQILLRKKGIHTNRLAKGRKPPKTAAIETALLTATYSIAVIQYASVFVPRFILTLKFPASIRWVGIALTGSGVIFFILAITSMRDSWRAGVDESQKTAIVTSGIYKVSRNPAFVGFDMLYLGSALALPNVILLVAAVIGILLLHLQILEEETYLPRAFGDEYLQYKSRTPRYFLFI
- a CDS encoding TrkH family potassium uptake protein, which produces MNRTFSDCSSCGRLMLLVGVLVAAPLTVLPFYPGDIIYMLSFLIPAAGSMILGAILCLFGKQDGDGGLEWRSSIQRSSLTVLFAWFWGIFVGAVPFVISRQLTILQALFESVSGWTTTGLSVMDVTVTPKIFLFHRSFMQFCGGLGFVMMMVMFVSGKQSMNLFTAEGHPDKLMPNLKKTAQTVFAMYSCLLIAGTAAYRIAGMELFDAIMHTMCALSTGGFSTRLNSIGEYNSFSIEIITIFLMLTGTTNFAALLLLAKRKWRQFIGVSEVRFMFLLLLIFVPLTAISLSHGLGISFAQGLRKSSFDIVSALSTTGYSTMSYTSWPPAAIGILILMMIIGGGMGSTAGGLKLSRVYIMLRLAALDIRKRLSPTRNVEAPVYGKAQGKTPIDSSLAADTTGFAVCYMGLFITGSLLTTVTAGCGLTEGMFEFASALGTVGLSIGLTGPSTGAGTLIVEMFGMVLGRLEIFLVIIGFYSGINILRQGFNRKL